From a region of the Ammospiza caudacuta isolate bAmmCau1 chromosome 36, bAmmCau1.pri, whole genome shotgun sequence genome:
- the LOC131570584 gene encoding LOW QUALITY PROTEIN: low affinity immunoglobulin gamma Fc region receptor II-like (The sequence of the model RefSeq protein was modified relative to this genomic sequence to represent the inferred CDS: inserted 1 base in 1 codon; deleted 1 base in 1 codon) — protein sequence MARKVALLLWAQTLGLAGAQTTQLLVEPPWRPAVLWDRVTLICQGSGNTGATTWYKEERRLWQEGRDHFTVTKSGTYTCERPGNGLSLPRDNWLVLQVPAWALLDGNTLTLRCRSWQNKHLTHVHFYHGEKHLKGPHDXTELSLSPLQLHHSAHCTCKGYGVSHWSESKPVTVTVHRVPPSGVSFSAQPPGEQVALGDCLVLSCAVAMGTGPLSFSWHREGSGTPLGTSPSLELRHVGDNDSGQYRCRVSDGDSVAKSDPLNVTVLVPVANSTITPGALSHQVHAGDNVTLCCSLQVGSAPVTFTWLHNGQEVAWGPLLELRDINVGHSGTYQCVATNQLGQDGHHVFRALSPELALEVTPGSPWVTAVAVNVGRTLLFLLLLLAVIRGCHWWHRQATKKPQDRPPPEEEAMLDPHIMSTRWAVGEFGGEQGHVTHECHPRPVPPVPLSGSPQVSPSPAPPRDPKVTNAELSGPQEGQWDSLQFFLVSSGTNKEGPATIPSHSHAYTPHSHVRMEGVGSYGSVAGPFS from the exons atggccaggaaggtggcgctgctcctgtggg cccagaccctcggCCTCGCTG gtgcccagaccacccagctcctggtggagccCCCCTGGAGGCCGGCGGTGCTGTGGGACCGGGTGACACTGATCTGCCAGGGTTCAGGGAACACCGGTGCCACC ACCTGGTACAAGGAGGAGCGGCGCTTGTGGCAGGAGGGACGAGACCACTTCACTGTCACCAAAAGTGGCACCTACACATGTGAGAGACCCGGCAACGGGCTCAGCCTCCCCCGTGACA actggctggtgctgcaggtgccagcatGGGCGCTGCTGGATGGGAACACACTGACACTGCGCTGCCGGAGCTGGCAGAACAAACACCTCACGCACGTGCACTTCTACCATGGAGAGAAGCATCTGAAGGGGCCCCATG AGaccgagctgtccctgtcccccctgcagctgcaccacagTGCCCACTGCACCTGCAAAGGCTATGGAGTGTCACACTGGAGTGAGTCGAagcctgtgacagtgacagtgcaca GGGTCCCGCCCTCAGGGGTGTCCTTTTCAGCACAGCCCCCCGGGGAAcaggtggcacttggggactgcctggtgctgagctgtgcagtggccatggggacaggtcccctgtccttctcctgGCACCGGGAGGGCTCGGGGACACCACTGggcaccagccccagcctggagctgcgcCACGTTGGGGACAATGACAGCGGCCAGTACCGGTGCCGGGTCAGCGACGGGGACAGTGTGGCCAAGAGTGATCCCCTGAATGTCACCGTACTGG tgcccgtggccaatTCCACCATCACCCCCGGTGCCCTGTCACACCAGGTACATGCAGGTGACAATGTAACCCtgtgctgctcactgcaggtgggctcagcccctgtcaccttcacctggctgcacaaCGGGCAGGAGGTGGCCTGgggtcccctcctggagctcagggacatcaACGTGGGACATTCGGGCACCTACCAGTGTgtggccaccaaccagctgggacaggacgggCACCATGTGTTCCGGgcactcagccctgagctggcactggAGGTGACACCTGGCTCACCCTGGGTCACAG cagtggctgtgaatGTTGGCAGGaccctcctgttcctgctcctgctcctggctgtcatCAGGGGCTGTCACTGGTGGCACCGCCAGG ccaccaaaaaaccccaggacAG GCCTCCCCCGGAGGAGGAGGCCATGCTGGACCCCCACATCATGAGCACCCGTTGGGCAgtgggagaatttgggggggaacAAGGACACGTCACTCACGAGTGTCACCCTCGCCCAGTGCCACCGGTGCCACTCTCAGGGTCCCCACAAgtctcccccagccctgcaccacCTCGGGATCCAAAGGTGACCAATGCAGAGCTGTCGGGACCCCAGGAGGGACAGTGGGACTCCC ttcagtTCTTCCTGGTCAGCTCGGGAACGAACAAGGAGGGTCCTG CAACCATCCCCTCCCATTCCCATGCCTACACCCCCCATTCCCACG